Proteins encoded together in one Hevea brasiliensis isolate MT/VB/25A 57/8 chromosome 16, ASM3005281v1, whole genome shotgun sequence window:
- the LOC110666912 gene encoding probable metal-nicotianamine transporter YSL7: MAIETSEERNRSSDVAQDEERVYLDDAEEKKKKKKNINGLEQESELESVEKIFEAKEVPPWQNQLTLRAFVVSFILGILFSFIVMKLNLTTGVIPSLNVSAGLLGFFLVKTWTKLLHRAGLLKQPFTRQENTVIQTCVVATSGIAFSGGFGSYLFAMSEAVAKQSTESNAARNIKNPSLGWMIGFLFVVSFLGLFSVVPLRKIMIIDFKLIYPSGTATAHLINSFHTPQGAKLAKKQVRELGKFFSFSFLWGFFQWFFTAGDDCGFINFPTFGLKAYQNKFYFDFSATYVGVGMICPYLINVSLLVGAILSWGIMWPLINNRKGDWYSEEHSSGLHGLQGYKVFIAIALILGDGAYNFFKVLGRTLFGLYQQFNTKDISTVLPVANRSSPVISPTLSYDDQKRSELFLGDQIPSWFAVGGYVIIAIISAITVPHIFHQLKWYYIVVIYIIAPILAFCNAYGCGLTDWSLASTYGKLAIFTIGAWAGAANGGVLAGLAACGVMMNIVSTASDLMQDFKTGYMTLASPRSMFVSQVIGTAMGCIISPCVFWLFYKAFHDLGLPSSEYPAPFALVYRNMSILGVEGFSALPKHCLTLCYIFFAAAIVINAIRDTVGKKRARFIPIPMAMAIPFYIGGYFAIDMCIGSLILFIWRKINKAKADAFGPAVASGLICGDGIWTLPSSILSLAGVKPPICMKFLSRNQNAKVDGFLNS, translated from the exons ATGGCAATTGAGACCAGCGAAGAACGAAACCGATCCTCCGATGTCGCACAAGATGAAGAACGAGTTTATCTTGACGATgctgaagagaagaagaagaagaagaagaatattaATGGATTAGAACAAGAATCAGAATTAGAATCCGTAGAGAAGATCTTCGAGGCTAAAGAAGTACCTCCATGGCAGAATCAACTGACCTTGAGAGCCTTCGTTGTGAGCTTTATTTTGGGGATTTTGTTCAGCTTTATAGTGATGAAACTCAATCTCACCACTGGCGTTATTCCATCCCTCAATGTCTCTGCTGGTCTCTTGGGCTTCTTCCTCGTCAAGACTTGGACAAAGCTTCTCCACAGGGCTGGACTCTTAAAGCAACCATTTACCCGTCAGGAGAACACCGTCATCCAGACCTGCGTTGTCGCCACCTCCGGCATTGCTTTTAGCG GTGGTTTTGGTAGTTACCTCTTCGCAATGAGTGAAGCTGTGGCTAAACAGTCAACAGAATCCAATGCTGCACGGAACATTAAGAACCCATCACTGGGATGGATGATTGGCTTTCTTTTTGTTGTTAGCTTTCTTGGCCTCTTCTCTGTGGTGCCTCTTCGGAAG ATAATGATTATCGATTTCAAATTGATCTATCCAAGCGGCACTGCTACTGCCCATCTTATCAATAGCTTCCACACCCCTCAAGGTGCCAAGTTAGCAAA GAAGCAAGTGAGAGAATTGGGCAAGTTTTTCTCTTTTAGCTTCTTGTGGGGTTTCTTTCAATGGTTTTTCACTGCTGGAGATGACTGTGGATTTATAAACTTCCCCACGTTTGGTCTCAAGGCCTATCAGAACAA GTTTTATTTCGATTTCTCTGCTACATATGTTGGTGTTGGGATGATCTGTCCATATCTAATCAATGTTTCTCTGCTAGTTGGGGCAATCCTTTCATGGGGTATCATGTGGCCTCTCATAAACAATAGAAAAGGTGATTGGTACTCGGAAGAGCATAGCTCCGGCCTCCATGGCCTACAAGGTTACAAG GTCTTCATAGCCATAGCTTTGATCCTTGGTGATGGTGCCTACAACTTCTTCAAAGTCCTTGGCCGTACTCTATTTGGTCTGTACCAGCAATTCAATACTAAAGACATTAGCACTGTTCTCCCTGTTGCCAACAGATCTTCTCCTGTGATTTCTCCAACTCTTTCTTACGATGACCAAAAGCGATCAGAACTATTTCTCGGAGACCAAATCCCATCATGGTTTGCTGTTGGTGGCTATGTCATTATTGCAATCATCTCTGCAATCACAGTTCCTCACATTTTCCATCAGCTCAAGTGGTACTATATTGTAGTGATTTACATCATAGCACCAATACTAGCCTTCTGTAATGCTTATGGATGTGGACTAACAGATTGGTCCCTGGCATCCACCTATGGAAAGCTAGCCATCTTCACAATTGGGGCATGGGCGGGAGCCGCTAATGGTGGGGTTCTTGCGGGTTTAGCAGCATGTGGGGTGATGATGAACATAGTATCCACAGCATCTGACCTTATGCAGGACTTCAAGACAGGTTACATGACATTAGCTTCACCAAGGTCAATGTTTGTGAGCCAAGTCATTGGAACTGCAATGGGCTGTATCATTTCTCCGTGTGTTTTCTGGCTCTTCTACAAGGCTTTCCATGACCTTGGCCTTCCTAGTTCAGAGTATCCAGCTCCTTTTGCTCTTGTTTATCGAAACATGTCGATTCTAGGGGTGGAAGGGTTCTCAGCCTTACCAAAGCACTGTCTTACGCTCTGCTACATATTCTTCGCTGCAGCAATAGTTATCAATGCCATTAGGGATACAGTGGGAAAGAAGAGAGCTCGGTTTATCCCTATTCCAATGGCAATGGCAATACCCTTCTACATCGGAGGCTACTTCGCTATTGACATGTGTATTGGGAGCTTGATATTATTCATCTGGCGGAAGATTAATAAGGCCAAGGCCGATGCATTTGGACCTGCTGTAGCTTCTGGGTTGATATGTGGAGATGGAATATGGACTTTGCCTAGCTCCATACTGTCATTGGCAGGTGTGAAGCCACCAATCTGCATGAAATTTCTTTCCAGAAACCAAAATGCGAAGGTGGACGGTTTCTTAAATTCTTAG
- the LOC110666966 gene encoding kunitz type trypsin inhibitor 111-like, which produces MRSTALAVSFFTLWLISMALCTVAQTAVLDTNGLPLETGVEYYALPAITDVAGGLTLINRNNSCPLYVGQEPIAPVVSQGFPVTFKPYAEGETIIRESRDLTVTFQAFTNCIQSTAWRVGEEDLETGRRFLVTGGEADYFAIRSTTGGYSLVWCPTESCPTCKPRCGSAGILIENNKRLLVLDGPAFPFRFRRVN; this is translated from the coding sequence ATGAGATCAACTGCATTAGCTGTGAGCTTCTTCACTCTATGGCTAATTTCCATGGCCTTATGCACTGTGGCTCAGACGGCAGTGCTAGACACCAATGGACTGCCTCTGGAAACTGGAGTAGAATACTACGCATTGCCCGCAATAACTGACGTTGCCGGCGGTTTAACCCTGATCAATCGCAATAATTCCTGCCCATTGTATGTTGGTCAGGAACCCATCGCACCAGTTGTGTCACAGGGTTTTCCGGTCACCTTCAAGCCATACGCTGAAGGAGAAACGATCATCAGGGAGTCCAGGGACTTGACTGTTACGTTTCAAGCATTTACTAACTGTATCCAATCTACTGCTTGGAGGGTTGGGGAAGAGGACCTAGAGACAGGAAGGCGATTCCTTGTGACTGGAGGAGAAGCAGATTACTTTGCCATTCGAAGTACTACGGGTGGCTACAGTCTCGTATGGTGCCCTACTGAGTCCTGTCCAACTTGTAAGCCAAGGTGTGGATCTGCTGGTATTTTGATTGAGAATAACAAGAGGTTGTTAGTCTTGGATGGTCCTGCATTTCCCT